In a single window of the Deinococcus aerophilus genome:
- a CDS encoding endonuclease III domain-containing protein, which produces MTRVLQETYTERDLGNHSDPLDELIYIMISRRTREGAYQDVFRRLQTRFPDWGEMAGAEAREIHAITGTAGMGVQRAADLGQTMRLIGNQFGRYSLDDLQDWTDDRVEGFLTTLPGVGPKTAYCVLMYSLGRAAFPVDTHNLRVLARAGVFHEAGLDLTHLDHKRGQAVLADLIAPELRHSLHVSLVLHGRDVCQPRPRCGGCAVNHLCDFYRARQTQVNRTSSLPT; this is translated from the coding sequence TTGACCCGCGTCTTGCAGGAGACATACACGGAGCGGGACCTGGGAAATCACAGCGACCCCCTCGATGAGTTGATTTACATCATGATCTCGCGGCGCACACGCGAGGGGGCCTATCAGGACGTCTTCCGCCGCCTGCAGACCCGCTTCCCCGACTGGGGGGAAATGGCGGGCGCGGAGGCCAGGGAGATCCACGCCATTACCGGAACTGCCGGTATGGGCGTCCAGCGCGCTGCCGATCTGGGCCAGACCATGCGCCTGATCGGCAACCAGTTTGGACGCTACAGCCTGGATGATCTCCAAGACTGGACCGATGATCGCGTGGAGGGCTTTCTGACCACGCTACCAGGCGTCGGCCCCAAAACGGCCTACTGCGTACTGATGTACTCGCTGGGCCGCGCAGCATTCCCGGTGGACACCCACAACCTGCGCGTCCTCGCCCGCGCCGGTGTCTTCCACGAGGCCGGGCTGGACCTCACGCACCTCGACCACAAACGGGGTCAGGCCGTCCTCGCAGACCTGATCGCCCCGGAGCTGCGACACTCCCTGCATGTCAGCCTGGTACTCCACGGCCGCGACGTGTGCCAGCCCCGGCCCCGCTGTGGCGGGTGTGCGGTGAACCATCTGTGTGATTTTTACCGGGCCAGGCAGACCCAGGTGAACAGGACTTCCAGCCTTCCCACCTGA